In the genome of Enterococcus hirae ATCC 9790, one region contains:
- a CDS encoding V-type ATP synthase subunit B codes for MIKEYRTIKEVVGPLMAVEKVSGVKYEELIEVRMQNGEIRRGQVLEVQEDKAMVQIFEGTSGINLKNSSVRFLGHPLQLGVSEDMIGRVFDGLGRPKDNGPEILPEKYLDINGEVINPIARDYPDEFIQTGISAIDHLNTLVRGQKLPVFSGSGLPHKELAAQIARQATVLDSSDDFAVVFAAIGITFEEAEFFMEDFRQTGAIDRSVMFMNLANDPAIERIATPRMALTAAEYLAYEKGMHVLVIMTDMTNYAEALREISAARREVPGRRGYPGYLYTNLATLFERAGRIRGLKGSVTQIPILTMPEDDKTHPIPDLTGYITEGQIILTRELYKSGIQPPIDVLPSLSRLKDKGTGAGKTREDHAATMNQLFAAYAQGKQAKELAVVLGESALSDIDKIYAKFAERFENEYVNQGFYTNRTITETLDLGWELLAMLPRTELKRIKDDLLDKYLPEGK; via the coding sequence ATGATTAAAGAATATCGTACAATCAAAGAAGTGGTCGGCCCTTTGATGGCAGTCGAAAAAGTTTCGGGAGTCAAATATGAAGAATTGATTGAAGTTCGGATGCAAAACGGCGAGATTCGTCGTGGACAAGTACTAGAAGTCCAAGAAGACAAAGCGATGGTTCAGATCTTTGAAGGAACCAGTGGAATCAATCTAAAAAATTCTTCCGTACGCTTTTTAGGACACCCTTTACAATTAGGAGTATCAGAAGACATGATCGGTCGGGTTTTTGATGGTCTTGGTCGACCAAAGGACAATGGACCTGAAATCTTGCCAGAAAAATATTTAGATATCAATGGCGAAGTAATCAATCCAATTGCCAGAGATTATCCCGATGAATTTATCCAAACAGGGATTTCAGCAATCGATCATTTGAATACATTAGTCCGTGGGCAAAAATTGCCGGTTTTTTCTGGCTCAGGTTTACCACACAAAGAGTTGGCTGCCCAAATTGCTCGCCAAGCAACTGTTTTGGATTCTTCCGATGATTTTGCTGTGGTTTTTGCTGCCATCGGTATTACTTTTGAAGAAGCCGAATTTTTTATGGAAGACTTTAGACAAACAGGTGCGATTGATCGCTCCGTTATGTTTATGAATTTAGCTAATGATCCAGCAATCGAACGAATCGCCACACCAAGAATGGCATTGACGGCCGCTGAATATTTAGCTTATGAAAAAGGCATGCACGTCTTAGTCATCATGACCGATATGACCAACTATGCAGAAGCGCTCAGAGAAATTTCGGCCGCACGTCGAGAAGTTCCTGGCCGTCGTGGTTATCCAGGCTATCTTTACACAAACTTAGCCACCTTATTTGAACGGGCTGGACGGATTAGAGGATTGAAAGGTTCTGTAACTCAAATTCCGATTTTGACGATGCCAGAAGATGATAAGACTCATCCGATTCCCGATTTGACGGGTTATATCACAGAAGGTCAGATCATTTTAACGAGAGAGCTTTATAAGAGTGGGATTCAACCACCGATCGATGTCTTGCCTTCTCTTTCACGGTTGAAGGACAAAGGAACAGGTGCTGGTAAAACGAGAGAAGACCACGCAGCAACGATGAACCAATTGTTTGCCGCCTATGCGCAAGGAAAACAAGCGAAGGAATTAGCTGTCGTTTTAGGTGAATCTGCCTTGTCAGATATTGATAAAATCTATGCAAAATTTGCGGAACGATTTGAAAACGAATATGTCAACCAAGGATTTTACACCAATCGGACAATCACAGAAACGCTTGACTTAGGCTGGGAACTGTTGGCGATGCTTCCAAGAACCGAGTTAAAACGAATCAAGGATGATTTACTGGATAAGTATTTGCCAGAAGGGAAGTGA
- a CDS encoding V-type ATP synthase subunit D: MRLNVNPTRMELTRLKKQLTTATRGHKLLKDKQDELMRQFILLIRKNNELRQAIEKETQTAMKDFVLAKSTVEEAFIDELLALPAENVSISVVEKNIMSVKVPLMNFQYDETLNETPLEYGYLHSNAELDRSIDGFTQLLPKLLKLAEVEKTCQLMAEEIEKTRRRVNALEYMTIPQLEETIYYIKMKLEENERAEVTRLIKVKNMGTEE; this comes from the coding sequence ATGCGATTAAACGTCAATCCTACGAGAATGGAGCTAACTCGTTTAAAGAAACAATTAACGACAGCGACAAGGGGACACAAACTTTTAAAGGACAAACAAGATGAATTGATGCGTCAATTTATTTTACTGATCCGTAAAAATAATGAGTTACGCCAAGCAATAGAAAAAGAAACCCAAACAGCAATGAAAGATTTTGTCTTAGCAAAGTCAACAGTCGAAGAAGCTTTTATTGACGAACTTTTGGCATTACCAGCGGAAAACGTCTCAATTTCTGTAGTTGAGAAAAATATTATGAGTGTCAAAGTTCCCCTCATGAATTTTCAATACGATGAAACATTGAATGAGACACCATTAGAGTATGGCTATCTTCATTCTAATGCAGAGTTGGATCGTTCGATCGATGGTTTTACGCAGCTCTTACCAAAGCTTTTGAAGCTGGCAGAAGTTGAAAAAACATGTCAACTTATGGCTGAAGAGATCGAGAAAACCAGAAGAAGGGTCAATGCGTTGGAATATATGACGATTCCTCAATTGGAAGAAACGATTTATTATATTAAAATGAAGCTGGAAGAAAACGAACGAGCAGAAGTAACTCGCCTGATCAAAGTGAAAAATATGGGAACAGAAGAGTAA